One segment of Gordonia terrae DNA contains the following:
- the murA gene encoding UDP-N-acetylglucosamine 1-carboxyvinyltransferase codes for MSDRFLVSGGARLSGEVAVGGAKNSVLKLMAAALLAEGTTVLTNAPEIADVPLMADVLRGLGAVVEMDGETVTITAPAEPKFHADFAAVRQFRASVCVLGPLMARCHRAVVALPGGDAIGSRPLDMHQAGLRALGATSTIEHGCVVAEADTLVGAPIALEFPSVGATENILMAAVLAEGQTTIDNAAREPEIVDLCVMLQQMGAQIDGAGTSTLTVVGVDRLHPTTHRVVGDRIVGATWGIAAAMTRGDVTVRGVKPEHLQLVLNKLGDTGAVVDTFDDGFRVRHDRRPTAVNVSTLPFPGFPTDLQPMAIGLAAISDGMSVITENVFEARFRFVEEMVRLGADARTDGHHAVIRGIDRLSSAPVWCSDIRAGAGLVLAGLVADGVTEVHDVEHIDRGYPHFVEILRSLGGEIERMRD; via the coding sequence GTGTCCGGGGGAGCGCGTCTGTCCGGCGAGGTGGCAGTGGGTGGCGCAAAGAACAGCGTCCTGAAACTCATGGCCGCGGCCCTCCTCGCCGAGGGGACGACCGTGCTGACCAATGCACCCGAGATCGCCGACGTCCCGCTGATGGCCGACGTGCTCCGCGGTCTGGGTGCGGTCGTCGAGATGGATGGCGAGACGGTCACCATCACCGCTCCCGCCGAACCGAAATTCCACGCCGATTTCGCGGCGGTCCGTCAGTTCCGCGCCTCGGTCTGCGTCCTCGGCCCGTTGATGGCGCGGTGCCATCGCGCGGTCGTCGCGCTGCCCGGCGGCGACGCGATCGGCTCCCGGCCGCTCGACATGCATCAGGCGGGTCTGCGCGCGCTCGGCGCCACGAGCACCATCGAGCACGGTTGTGTGGTGGCCGAGGCCGACACCCTGGTCGGCGCTCCGATCGCGCTGGAGTTCCCGTCGGTGGGTGCGACCGAGAACATCCTCATGGCCGCGGTGCTCGCCGAGGGACAGACCACCATCGACAACGCCGCGCGTGAGCCCGAGATCGTCGACCTCTGCGTGATGCTGCAGCAGATGGGCGCACAGATCGACGGTGCCGGCACCTCGACCCTGACCGTCGTCGGTGTCGACCGACTGCATCCGACGACCCACCGGGTGGTCGGGGACCGCATCGTCGGCGCGACCTGGGGTATCGCGGCCGCGATGACCCGCGGTGACGTCACCGTGCGCGGCGTGAAACCCGAACACCTGCAGTTGGTTCTGAACAAACTGGGCGACACCGGGGCCGTGGTCGACACCTTCGACGACGGCTTCCGGGTCCGGCACGACCGCCGGCCCACCGCCGTCAACGTGTCCACCCTGCCGTTCCCCGGCTTTCCCACCGATCTGCAACCGATGGCGATCGGTCTGGCCGCGATCTCCGACGGCATGTCGGTCATCACCGAGAACGTCTTCGAGGCCCGCTTCCGCTTCGTCGAGGAGATGGTCCGTCTCGGGGCCGACGCCCGGACCGACGGCCACCACGCGGTCATCCGCGGGATCGACCGCCTGTCGAGCGCGCCGGTCTGGTGCTCGGACATCCGCGCCGGCGCCGGCCTCGTGCTGGCCGGGCTCGTCGCCGACGGGGTGACCGAGGTGCACGACGTCGAGCACATCGATCGCGGATACCCCCACTTCGTGGAGATCCTGCGCAGTCTCGGCGGCGAGATCGAGCGCATGCGCGACTGA